The region GGCAAGCGCGCAGTGGTCGGGTCGCGGGCGCAGTGATAGCATCAGAGACGTGGAAAAGACACTCGCTGCCATGAGCCCGGACGAAACTGTCGCGGCGGGTCGGGCCTTGGCCGGCGAACTCGTTGCGGGGGACACGGTCGCCCTGAGCGGCGAACTCGGAGCCGGGAAGACGCATTTGGTTCGGGGTTTGGTCGAGGGCTGGGAAGGAAAGGTGCCCGCGACCAGCCCGACATTCGCCCTGGTCCACGAATATTCCACCCCGCGCGGACCGGTATTCCACTTGGATCTCTACCGTGCAGCTTCGGCCGAAGAGGTCTGGTCCGCAGCCCACGACGAACTCGATGCGCCGCACGGATTGGTGGTCATCGAATGGGCGGATCGCTTTGCCTCGCTTGTTCCGCCGGGGGCAATCCGGGTGCACATCGCGCACGAAGGCGACGACCGTCGCACAATCAGGATTTCCCGATGAAGATCCTCGCGCTCGAAACGTCATCGGCCGTCGGCAGCATCGCGGTGTCAAACGCCGGGAAAATCACCGCATCGCGGAAATTCGACATCCCGCGCGGGCGCGGAGCGGAGCTTTTCACCGCACTGCAGGAGCTTCGTCCCGCGTGGTCGGGATGCAACCGCGTGGCCGTGGGAATCGGGCCGGGTTCTTACAACGGATTGCGCGCCGCTTGCGCCTTGGCGGGGTCGCTGCAGATGGCGCTGGGCATCGATCTCGTGGCTGTGCCCTCGCCGTGCCTTCTGCCGGTGTCCGATGAGCGCTACGCGGTGGCGGGAGATGCGCGCGGCGGGCGCTTTTATCTCGCCGGAGTGCGCAAGCGCCGGCTGGAGGGCGAAGTCCGGTTGGTCACCCCCGAAGAGTTTCGACTCCAACGGCACAAGAAAGGCGATATCCCGTTCTACCGCATCGGAACGCTGGCCGGAGAAGACGATGTTCCGGAGACCTCTCCCGATGCGGCTGTCCTCGCTTTGATTGCCGGCGATCTGCCGCCGGCGGATCCCGCCACTTTCGGGCCGATTTATCTCAAGCCCCCTCACATCACCCAGCCGCGGGGCACAACCCGATGACTTGCCAGCGGCC is a window of Chthoniobacterales bacterium DNA encoding:
- the tsaE gene encoding tRNA (adenosine(37)-N6)-threonylcarbamoyltransferase complex ATPase subunit type 1 TsaE, with protein sequence MSCGRIPSRRASSKARGPKASAQWSGRGRSDSIRDVEKTLAAMSPDETVAAGRALAGELVAGDTVALSGELGAGKTHLVRGLVEGWEGKVPATSPTFALVHEYSTPRGPVFHLDLYRAASAEEVWSAAHDELDAPHGLVVIEWADRFASLVPPGAIRVHIAHEGDDRRTIRISR
- the tsaB gene encoding tRNA (adenosine(37)-N6)-threonylcarbamoyltransferase complex dimerization subunit type 1 TsaB, with the protein product MGGSLCLACSAGGNPGAHRARRRRPSHNQDFPMKILALETSSAVGSIAVSNAGKITASRKFDIPRGRGAELFTALQELRPAWSGCNRVAVGIGPGSYNGLRAACALAGSLQMALGIDLVAVPSPCLLPVSDERYAVAGDARGGRFYLAGVRKRRLEGEVRLVTPEEFRLQRHKKGDIPFYRIGTLAGEDDVPETSPDAAVLALIAGDLPPADPATFGPIYLKPPHITQPRGTTR